In the genome of Vibrio sp. NTOU-M3, one region contains:
- the sufC gene encoding Fe-S cluster assembly ATPase SufC, with protein MLEIKNLHVQVEDNAILKGIDLAIRPGEVHAIMGPNGSGKSTLSSTLAGKEDYETTSGEITFNHKNLLELDPAERAGEGVFLAFQYPVEIPGVSNKLFLQTAVNAIREYRQLPELDRFEFEDLVEEKVSRLKMPKDLLERSVNEGFSGGEKKRNDILQMALLEPSLCILDETDSGLDIDALKAVSDGVNALRNHERAFIVVTHYQRILDYIKPDYVHVMADGKIVKSGDHTLAKKLEEKGYGWIIGE; from the coding sequence ATGTTAGAAATTAAGAATTTACACGTTCAAGTAGAAGACAACGCTATTTTAAAAGGCATCGACCTTGCCATACGTCCCGGTGAAGTACACGCCATCATGGGACCAAATGGCTCCGGTAAGAGTACACTTTCATCCACTCTTGCGGGCAAAGAAGATTACGAAACGACGTCGGGGGAAATCACTTTTAATCATAAAAACTTGCTTGAACTTGACCCCGCAGAGCGAGCTGGCGAAGGGGTTTTCCTCGCATTTCAATACCCTGTTGAAATTCCCGGCGTCAGTAACAAGCTTTTTTTGCAAACGGCGGTCAACGCAATCCGTGAATACCGCCAGCTACCTGAGCTTGATCGTTTTGAATTTGAAGATTTGGTGGAGGAAAAAGTCAGCCGGCTAAAAATGCCGAAGGATCTGCTTGAACGCTCTGTTAATGAAGGGTTTTCGGGTGGAGAGAAAAAACGGAATGACATTTTACAGATGGCTTTATTGGAACCCAGCCTTTGCATACTCGATGAAACTGACTCCGGACTTGATATCGACGCACTAAAAGCCGTGTCAGATGGGGTTAATGCCTTACGCAATCATGAGCGAGCTTTTATTGTTGTCACTCACTACCAACGGATTCTTGATTACATCAAACCCGATTATGTCCATGTCATGGCTGATGGAAAAATCGTCAAATCCGGTGATCACACGCTGGCGAAAAAACTTGAGGAAAAAGGTTATGGCTGGATTATCGGTGAATAA
- a CDS encoding PhoX family phosphatase: MSKETFDTTRYNRSNNKPFEDVLEASLSRRNVLKGGLGMSAMTAFGTFGLSGCQVEVPGNGGTDSGTNKSSAVLNFESISGSLTDAVSVPPGYTAQVLVPWGTPLSSQGVEWKADGTNTAEEQAQALGMHHDGMHFFPLDNDPNDGLLCINHEYIDINALHPSGPTVSAGSRTVVDEVRKEINAHGVSVVRIRLEDGMWQLVDTDPLNRRYTASTVMDIAGPLAHTEALKTRFSPDGSQARGTLNNCGNGYTPWGTYLTCEENWPGYFVNTGTQTEDQQRIGVDDEKTRYLWETLAGHSEERLDEFSRFNVTPNGATAIDDYRNEANGHGYIVEIDPYTANSRAKKRTALGRFRHEGCAFGKLTAGKPVVFYSGHDSRFEYLYKFVSEQNWDEADENPANRLSTGDKYMDNGTLYVARFNDDGSGNWLPLTLESATTSGGTLADSFDSIADIILNTAGAADLVGATPMDRPEWCTVDPFTGTVYLTLTNNTKRTEENPANPRLKNKFGHVIRWDEGETDTEFDWDIFVFGSPANGGEETNRSGLTELNQFASPDGLAFDKRGILWIQTDNGASEVTNYTNDQMLAVVPSTMVDTEGNADVINAENQTDLRRFFVGPNGCEVTGFAISPDYKSLFINVQHPGNWPYSDNAAEATPTGTTVRPRAATVVIRRDDGGEIGV, encoded by the coding sequence ATGAGTAAGGAAACCTTTGACACTACACGTTACAACCGAAGCAATAACAAGCCTTTTGAAGACGTTTTAGAAGCGAGTCTATCTAGACGAAACGTGCTTAAAGGCGGTCTTGGTATGAGTGCCATGACGGCATTTGGCACTTTTGGCCTCTCTGGTTGCCAAGTTGAAGTACCAGGGAATGGTGGTACCGATTCTGGCACAAACAAATCCAGTGCGGTTTTAAACTTTGAATCTATTTCAGGTTCATTAACGGATGCTGTCAGCGTTCCCCCTGGTTACACTGCGCAAGTACTGGTCCCTTGGGGAACACCGCTTTCCTCTCAGGGTGTAGAGTGGAAAGCCGATGGTACGAATACCGCAGAAGAGCAAGCTCAGGCGCTAGGTATGCATCATGATGGCATGCATTTTTTCCCACTGGATAACGATCCAAATGATGGTCTGCTTTGCATCAACCATGAGTATATTGATATTAATGCGCTTCACCCGTCTGGCCCAACCGTCTCTGCGGGTTCAAGAACGGTTGTTGACGAAGTACGTAAAGAGATTAACGCACACGGCGTGAGTGTAGTTCGTATTCGTTTAGAAGATGGGATGTGGCAGCTAGTCGATACCGATCCACTTAATCGTCGATATACTGCTTCAACAGTCATGGATATCGCAGGGCCACTCGCCCATACCGAAGCACTTAAAACACGCTTTTCACCAGATGGCAGCCAAGCTCGTGGTACGCTAAATAACTGCGGTAACGGCTACACGCCATGGGGTACGTATCTAACTTGCGAAGAGAACTGGCCGGGCTATTTTGTTAACACAGGAACCCAAACTGAAGATCAGCAACGAATTGGGGTCGATGATGAAAAAACCCGTTACTTGTGGGAAACATTAGCAGGGCACAGTGAAGAACGTTTAGACGAATTTAGCCGCTTTAACGTCACACCAAATGGTGCAACAGCCATCGATGACTACCGAAACGAAGCCAATGGCCATGGCTATATTGTAGAAATCGACCCATATACGGCTAACTCAAGAGCTAAGAAGCGAACAGCACTTGGTCGATTCCGACACGAAGGATGTGCCTTCGGCAAACTAACAGCAGGTAAACCCGTCGTGTTCTATTCGGGTCACGACTCTCGTTTTGAATATCTCTATAAGTTTGTGTCGGAACAAAATTGGGACGAAGCGGATGAAAATCCAGCAAACCGATTAAGTACTGGTGACAAATACATGGACAATGGCACACTCTATGTTGCCAGATTTAATGACGATGGTTCAGGAAACTGGTTACCACTTACTCTAGAAAGTGCAACAACCTCAGGTGGCACGCTTGCCGATTCATTTGACTCGATTGCCGATATCATTTTAAACACAGCAGGTGCGGCGGATCTTGTTGGTGCTACACCAATGGATCGCCCTGAGTGGTGTACGGTAGATCCATTTACCGGCACGGTATACCTCACACTCACTAACAACACAAAACGTACTGAGGAAAATCCAGCCAACCCTCGACTTAAAAATAAATTTGGCCACGTGATTCGTTGGGATGAAGGGGAAACCGACACCGAATTTGATTGGGATATTTTTGTCTTTGGTTCGCCCGCAAATGGGGGTGAGGAAACAAACCGCTCTGGGCTTACAGAACTCAATCAGTTTGCCAGCCCAGATGGCCTAGCTTTTGATAAACGGGGGATTTTGTGGATTCAAACTGACAACGGCGCTTCAGAAGTGACCAACTACACCAATGATCAAATGCTTGCTGTTGTTCCTTCGACGATGGTGGATACCGAAGGTAACGCCGATGTCATTAATGCTGAAAACCAAACTGATCTTCGCCGTTTCTTCGTTGGGCCAAATGGCTGTGAGGTAACAGGCTTTGCCATCAGCCCAGATTACAAGTCACTCTTTATCAACGTTCAGCATCCGGGGAACTGGCCGTACAGTGATAATGCGGCAGAAGCCACACCAACCGGCACGACAGTTCGACCAAGAGCCGCTACCGTTGTGATCCGTCGTGATGACGGTGGAGAGATTGGCGTTTAA
- the sufE gene encoding cysteine desulfuration protein SufE, protein MTPDKLVKNFQRCKNWEERYLYLIELGERYCQLPEALCINDNKVKGCQSEVWVSIQVNENTISLAANSDAAIVRGLLALVVIAYNDQTIEEARQFDINVWFEQLALMQHLTPTRALGLTAIIRQIQHQIV, encoded by the coding sequence ATGACGCCCGATAAACTGGTCAAAAACTTTCAACGCTGTAAAAACTGGGAAGAGCGTTACTTGTATTTAATAGAGTTAGGGGAACGATATTGCCAATTACCTGAAGCACTTTGTATCAATGACAACAAGGTTAAAGGATGCCAAAGTGAGGTGTGGGTATCCATTCAAGTCAATGAAAACACCATCAGCCTAGCAGCAAATAGTGATGCAGCCATAGTCAGAGGGCTACTCGCGCTAGTGGTTATTGCGTATAACGATCAGACAATTGAAGAAGCGAGACAATTTGACATCAATGTCTGGTTTGAACAATTGGCATTGATGCAACATCTTACCCCGACACGAGCTCTTGGTTTAACAGCAATAATTAGGCAAATCCAACATCAGATAGTCTAA
- the sufD gene encoding Fe-S cluster assembly protein SufD, translated as MAGLSVNNELHKFLPCVPNSLWHKAHWNAALAFGFPTNKEEDWTYTSLDAFKALKLTLPKETYFHDEHVAALCAKHWQQDGYRLVIVNGKLSIRLSDWIPKVDVHSVEKHFDDLAFAHEQAIRAEIFQTLTNATAQGGLIITIPDNVQLDKPIHILHYHSGSIGEVSSVRHHLTLGQLSSCQIIEHHISDPNACGVTLSRLTSDIGNNAHFEHVKLIEEGEEQHHFGHNDIRVGRDATASSHVFMLSGKLIRHHTSSLLSAPGSHIQMNSLALPSNGDQFDSRTYLHHHAAHCSSQQLHKVIARNEACGVFDGMIYVSPDALKTDGQMDNHNLLLSDRARINSRPKLEIYADDVKCSHGATTGQIDPQQIFYLQARGINKAQAEKIITHAFAIDVCEKISHVGVRQYLSNLVNKKLEA; from the coding sequence ATGGCTGGATTATCGGTGAATAACGAACTGCATAAATTTCTTCCCTGTGTGCCAAATTCACTCTGGCATAAAGCACATTGGAACGCAGCGCTGGCTTTCGGCTTTCCAACAAATAAAGAGGAAGATTGGACATACACCTCTCTTGATGCTTTTAAAGCGCTTAAGCTTACGTTACCAAAAGAAACATACTTCCATGATGAACATGTTGCTGCATTGTGCGCCAAACATTGGCAGCAAGATGGTTATCGACTCGTCATTGTGAACGGTAAGCTTAGTATCCGTTTGTCTGACTGGATCCCCAAAGTCGATGTTCACTCTGTCGAGAAACATTTTGATGATTTGGCTTTCGCTCACGAACAAGCCATTCGCGCTGAAATATTCCAGACCTTAACCAATGCGACAGCGCAAGGTGGGTTAATTATCACAATCCCTGACAATGTCCAACTTGATAAACCCATTCATATTCTGCACTACCACAGTGGCAGTATCGGGGAAGTAAGTTCAGTTCGTCACCATCTCACTTTGGGCCAGCTCTCTTCCTGCCAAATCATTGAACATCATATCTCTGACCCGAACGCATGCGGCGTGACATTGTCACGCCTCACCAGCGACATCGGCAATAATGCACACTTTGAGCATGTAAAACTCATAGAAGAAGGCGAAGAACAACATCACTTTGGACATAATGATATTCGAGTAGGCCGTGATGCAACGGCGTCTAGCCATGTATTTATGTTGAGTGGCAAACTCATTCGTCACCATACAAGCTCATTGCTTTCAGCACCCGGTAGCCACATACAAATGAACAGCCTCGCCCTACCCTCAAATGGTGACCAGTTCGACAGCCGCACTTACCTTCACCACCATGCTGCACATTGCAGCAGCCAACAATTACATAAAGTCATTGCCAGAAATGAGGCGTGCGGTGTTTTTGACGGCATGATTTACGTCAGCCCCGATGCACTTAAAACCGATGGGCAAATGGACAACCACAATTTACTGCTAAGTGATCGCGCGCGGATAAACAGTCGACCAAAGTTAGAAATCTATGCAGATGACGTTAAATGCAGCCACGGTGCGACAACAGGACAAATCGATCCGCAGCAAATCTTCTACTTACAGGCCAGAGGAATTAATAAAGCGCAGGCTGAAAAAATCATCACGCATGCATTTGCTATCGACGTGTGTGAAAAAATTTCTCACGTCGGTGTTAGGCAATATCTCTCCAACCTTGTAAATAAAAAATTGGAGGCGTGA
- a CDS encoding GyrI-like domain-containing protein — protein MSQQHISRINDVLYRIHQDISQELSASELASVAAYSEQHFHRVFKKVVGESIHQYIRRTRMEYAANQLMFDTRSPVLEIANKCGFSSLSSFSRAFKATFSMSPGEWRKHDLQVSHKPYLNDPEVAQGYLRVAERELPSPKIIEVPPRFAAYVRHTGYNHSIRNAWQTLKAWANAEGRDWSIQYGLHHSNPAWVELERCRYVACIEIDNPLKVRSMVNQLTIPGGLHAVFRLTGVYGELLPQISQILERWLPNSGFKQQPTPAYVRYIDNHFINESEQFELDFYLPISFF, from the coding sequence ATGAGTCAACAGCATATATCTAGAATTAATGATGTTCTTTATCGAATTCACCAAGACATCAGTCAAGAGTTGTCAGCCAGTGAGTTGGCAAGCGTTGCTGCATACTCTGAGCAGCATTTCCATCGAGTGTTCAAGAAAGTAGTCGGTGAATCCATTCACCAGTATATTCGAAGAACTCGAATGGAATATGCGGCCAATCAACTGATGTTTGATACGCGATCACCCGTATTGGAAATAGCAAACAAATGTGGCTTTAGCTCTCTCTCGTCATTTAGCCGAGCCTTCAAAGCAACGTTTAGCATGTCGCCGGGTGAGTGGCGAAAGCATGATCTACAAGTTTCCCACAAACCGTATTTAAATGATCCTGAAGTGGCACAAGGGTACCTTCGGGTTGCGGAGCGGGAATTGCCTTCCCCAAAAATCATTGAAGTTCCGCCGCGTTTTGCCGCGTATGTCCGACATACGGGATACAATCACTCAATTCGAAATGCGTGGCAAACCCTTAAAGCGTGGGCAAATGCAGAGGGGAGAGATTGGTCGATACAATATGGGTTACACCACTCTAATCCCGCTTGGGTTGAGTTAGAACGCTGTCGTTATGTCGCCTGTATTGAAATTGACAACCCACTTAAAGTTAGGAGCATGGTTAACCAGCTGACTATTCCCGGTGGGCTCCATGCCGTTTTCCGCCTAACAGGAGTATATGGTGAGCTGCTACCTCAGATCAGCCAGATATTAGAACGTTGGCTTCCTAATTCTGGCTTTAAGCAACAGCCTACACCTGCGTACGTGCGTTATATCGACAATCACTTTATCAACGAATCTGAGCAATTTGAGCTCGACTTCTATTTGCCGATAAGCTTCTTCTAA
- a CDS encoding phosphatase PAP2 family protein yields MKYLILLLSIIALIQTSTLHAETSDASSYHPKGAACVIRDDSGQVLFVQNYLSDTLSLPGGFIQNGEDYRRAAERETFEETGLKVNVGNQLAINDYRVIYACQTETQHSYFYPNLSQYYYGNVVPVFNAPHYAKEIRQVFLLPLTVKVLSAYQYPDDVDLLIQWLKQTPTSNFTQQQNQTVEPNSLIQTQLSWISELQSLAQNFALIKSVLHISVWLSDTVIVFITLAIVFVTLPLKYSATMTFALVLSSYSANLLTLLFEVPRPFYVVPSLQNAVAVGYGFPSTKLAISSAMVGMLLSWLNHNGRCSKIAAVMSWLVVVIFASLALVWLGIHYPADVVAGSILGGLATVISTLLFNMNNHHNEPIIESRRLWLFMLFVCLYGVYEMIQPFYTYLWFAVLGILSSLILSQFSPSITEEELHIHWPRVLISFLGLAALIAIPPVITSPTDSAAFILLSHAFTIWLCIIWLLVASPVLANLLKRSP; encoded by the coding sequence GTGAAATACCTAATTTTATTACTCAGTATTATCGCTTTAATCCAAACTTCTACGTTACATGCAGAGACTTCCGATGCCTCTTCCTATCATCCAAAAGGAGCCGCATGCGTGATCAGAGATGATTCTGGACAAGTGCTATTTGTCCAAAATTATCTTTCCGATACACTGTCCCTACCCGGCGGCTTCATTCAAAACGGTGAAGACTATCGTAGAGCGGCTGAGCGCGAAACGTTCGAAGAAACAGGGCTGAAGGTAAATGTTGGCAACCAACTTGCGATTAACGACTACCGAGTTATCTATGCCTGCCAGACCGAGACTCAACACTCATATTTCTACCCCAACCTCAGTCAATACTATTATGGGAATGTCGTTCCGGTATTTAACGCACCACATTACGCTAAAGAGATCCGGCAGGTTTTTCTGCTCCCACTAACAGTAAAAGTACTTTCTGCGTACCAATACCCTGATGACGTCGATTTGCTCATTCAGTGGTTAAAACAAACGCCAACGTCAAACTTCACTCAACAACAAAACCAAACGGTTGAGCCAAACTCTCTCATTCAAACTCAGCTCTCTTGGATCTCAGAGCTACAATCTCTCGCGCAAAACTTTGCCTTAATTAAGTCTGTATTGCACATATCTGTTTGGCTTAGTGACACTGTTATTGTCTTTATCACGCTCGCCATCGTTTTTGTCACTCTGCCACTAAAATACAGTGCAACCATGACGTTTGCGCTGGTCCTTAGCTCCTATTCTGCCAATCTACTCACCCTTTTATTTGAAGTACCAAGACCTTTTTATGTGGTGCCTTCATTACAAAATGCCGTCGCTGTTGGCTATGGCTTCCCAAGTACTAAGCTGGCAATTTCCTCGGCAATGGTTGGTATGTTGCTAAGCTGGTTAAATCACAATGGGCGTTGCAGTAAAATTGCCGCGGTCATGAGTTGGCTTGTTGTGGTCATATTTGCAAGCCTTGCGCTGGTATGGCTTGGTATTCACTACCCCGCAGATGTCGTCGCTGGTTCAATATTAGGTGGTTTAGCCACGGTCATTTCTACACTGCTATTTAATATGAATAATCATCACAACGAGCCTATTATTGAGTCTCGCAGGCTGTGGCTTTTTATGTTGTTCGTGTGCTTGTACGGTGTCTACGAAATGATTCAACCTTTTTATACTTACTTATGGTTTGCGGTTCTTGGCATACTCAGTTCACTGATTCTTAGCCAATTTTCACCGAGTATTACCGAGGAAGAATTGCATATTCACTGGCCTCGTGTGTTGATATCATTCCTAGGGCTTGCCGCGCTAATCGCAATTCCTCCAGTGATTACCAGTCCAACGGATTCAGCTGCATTCATTCTGCTTTCACATGCTTTTACCATATGGCTCTGTATTATTTGGCTGTTGGTCGCTTCGCCAGTATTGGCGAACCTTTTAAAAAGGTCACCTTAG
- a CDS encoding Qnr family pentapeptide repeat protein, translated as MKTDKQTYEREDFSHQDLEGVCFIQCRFYCCDFSRANLRDAQFINCSFVNSGSIEGCHFQYTDLRDASFKGCQLSMANFSGANCFGIEFRECDLKGASFLKAQFVNQISHHAYFCSAYITCCNLSYTNFERQCIEGCELFENRWIGANLQGASFKNSDLSRSVFSSDSWGDFHLQGCDLSHSELEGLDPRKIDLTGVKICSWQQEQLLEPLGLIVLPG; from the coding sequence GTGAAGACCGACAAGCAGACCTATGAGAGAGAAGATTTTTCCCACCAAGATTTAGAAGGCGTATGTTTTATTCAATGTCGTTTTTATTGCTGTGATTTTAGCCGAGCAAACTTACGAGATGCCCAATTTATCAACTGTTCTTTTGTCAACTCAGGAAGCATCGAGGGATGTCATTTTCAATATACCGATTTACGTGACGCGAGTTTCAAGGGATGTCAGTTGTCGATGGCGAACTTTTCCGGAGCGAATTGCTTCGGTATCGAGTTTAGAGAGTGTGACTTAAAAGGCGCAAGCTTTCTTAAAGCCCAGTTTGTGAATCAAATCAGCCATCACGCATATTTTTGTTCTGCTTATATTACGTGTTGTAATCTGTCTTACACCAATTTTGAACGGCAGTGTATAGAAGGGTGTGAGCTATTTGAAAACCGTTGGATTGGGGCAAATTTACAAGGTGCCTCGTTTAAAAACTCAGATCTTAGCCGCAGTGTGTTTTCTTCAGATAGTTGGGGTGACTTTCACCTGCAAGGGTGTGACTTGAGTCATTCAGAGCTTGAAGGGTTGGACCCAAGGAAAATTGATTTAACCGGCGTAAAAATCTGTTCCTGGCAACAAGAGCAACTACTGGAACCTTTAGGGTTGATTGTATTGCCAGGATAA
- a CDS encoding metallophosphoesterase has product MHKFAVVSDIHSNIFALEAVIQHAFQLGVTDFVNLGDILYGPIAPRKTYERLLELNAVTISGNQDRQIYQSTQEDIAASPTLQFILEDLGQAPLEWMKDLPFDCNITNEIYACHGSPTDDLEYLLEETQKGFPILRSDDEILRRLAGNKAPIILCGHTHVPRCVELSSGQLVINPGSVGLQAYTDDEPYLHSMENYSSMASYAILELTKQGTWHVAFHRVGYDVSSAVACAINNNRKDWAHFLKTGRK; this is encoded by the coding sequence ATGCACAAGTTTGCCGTCGTTTCAGACATTCACAGTAATATCTTCGCTTTAGAAGCGGTTATTCAACACGCATTTCAACTGGGAGTTACCGATTTCGTTAACCTTGGCGATATCCTATATGGGCCAATCGCTCCGCGTAAAACGTATGAGCGCCTGCTTGAGCTGAATGCGGTCACCATTTCTGGTAATCAAGATCGGCAGATCTATCAGTCTACACAGGAAGATATTGCGGCGAGTCCAACCCTGCAATTCATTCTTGAAGACTTAGGACAAGCCCCGCTTGAATGGATGAAGGATCTTCCATTTGATTGCAATATTACAAATGAAATATACGCGTGCCATGGCTCACCAACAGACGATCTTGAATACTTACTGGAAGAGACACAAAAGGGCTTTCCGATACTGAGAAGTGATGACGAAATTTTACGCCGCTTGGCGGGAAACAAAGCGCCAATTATTCTTTGTGGCCACACGCATGTTCCTCGCTGCGTTGAACTGTCTAGTGGGCAGCTGGTGATTAACCCGGGCAGTGTTGGGCTGCAGGCTTATACTGACGATGAACCATACTTACACTCAATGGAAAACTATTCTTCAATGGCCAGCTACGCCATATTGGAACTAACTAAACAAGGAACGTGGCATGTGGCGTTTCATCGCGTTGGTTACGATGTTTCTAGCGCTGTTGCGTGTGCGATAAATAACAATCGGAAAGATTGGGCGCACTTTTTAAAAACCGGGAGAAAGTAA
- a CDS encoding aminotransferase class V-fold PLP-dependent enzyme, translated as MSPNNWRRDFPTLSQEVHGLPLVYLDSAATAQTPNQVIERMQRFYLYEYANVHRGVHALSANATTMMEHSRAVIAAFLNAPATENLVFTKGTTEAINLIAHSFLFSQCQPGDEIIITEMEHHSNIVPWQIIANQLSIQIKVWPVTTNGELDLDQLRTLFTSRTKLLTMAHVSNVLGSINDVKSVTELAHQHDIAVFIDGAQAVVHQQVDVQEIGCDFYAFSGHKLYGPTGVGVLYIGGKWLNTLPPWEGGGAMIDDVQLPGGTTFLQAPWRFEAGTPNIAGILGLEAAIHYLNGIGFEPISSHDQSITDYAVDTLSKVESLVIYGNPRHRTGMVSFNLGHHHPFDVGSFLDRYGIAIRTGHLCSQPLMRALGTSAVCRASFGLYTTQQDVDLLADKLKHIKQLLG; from the coding sequence ATGAGCCCAAACAACTGGCGACGTGATTTTCCAACTCTAAGTCAAGAAGTGCACGGCTTGCCCTTGGTGTATTTAGATAGTGCCGCAACCGCACAGACACCAAACCAAGTAATAGAGCGGATGCAACGTTTCTACCTATATGAATATGCCAATGTTCATCGCGGAGTACATGCTCTTAGTGCCAATGCCACCACAATGATGGAACACAGCCGAGCTGTCATTGCTGCATTTCTCAATGCCCCAGCCACTGAGAATTTGGTTTTTACGAAGGGCACCACTGAGGCCATAAATTTAATTGCCCACAGCTTTCTATTTAGCCAATGCCAACCCGGTGATGAAATCATCATCACTGAAATGGAGCATCACTCAAATATTGTGCCTTGGCAGATCATCGCCAACCAATTGAGCATCCAGATAAAAGTTTGGCCTGTGACGACCAATGGCGAACTCGACTTAGATCAGCTTCGAACGTTATTCACCTCGCGAACAAAACTATTAACTATGGCCCATGTGTCGAACGTTCTTGGAAGCATCAATGACGTAAAAAGCGTAACAGAGTTAGCCCACCAGCATGATATCGCTGTCTTCATTGATGGTGCGCAAGCCGTCGTCCACCAACAAGTGGATGTTCAGGAGATCGGCTGTGATTTCTACGCATTTTCTGGCCATAAGCTATACGGCCCTACTGGGGTTGGAGTTCTGTATATCGGAGGCAAATGGCTAAATACACTGCCTCCATGGGAAGGTGGCGGTGCGATGATCGATGATGTTCAATTGCCCGGTGGTACCACGTTTCTACAAGCGCCTTGGCGATTCGAGGCAGGCACGCCCAATATTGCGGGCATCCTCGGTCTAGAAGCGGCCATTCATTATCTCAACGGCATAGGGTTTGAACCCATCTCATCTCATGATCAATCCATCACTGACTATGCCGTCGACACCCTTTCAAAGGTGGAATCATTAGTCATTTATGGTAACCCAAGGCACCGGACCGGGATGGTTTCTTTTAACCTTGGTCACCATCATCCATTTGATGTTGGCAGTTTCCTTGATCGCTATGGCATTGCAATACGAACAGGCCATCTTTGTTCTCAACCATTAATGAGAGCACTTGGGACATCGGCGGTGTGTCGTGCTTCTTTCGGACTCTACACCACTCAACAAGACGTTGACTTACTGGCCGATAAGCTCAAACACATTAAGCAATTATTAGGATAA
- a CDS encoding ASCH domain-containing protein codes for MNHKQQAYLDKYLSLLPKQERSAVPQVIAEYFCADEYNANECARLINEGIKRASCSLKQGYTIENEPFPEVGRLTVVLNWQQEPICIVKLVDVSICPFNQVSREFAEAEGEGDGTYEWWREAHIKFFTQYAAEIGGQFDETSDLVLERFEKVYPID; via the coding sequence ATGAATCATAAACAGCAAGCCTATCTTGATAAATACCTCTCATTATTACCAAAACAAGAGCGAAGTGCGGTGCCTCAGGTAATTGCGGAATATTTTTGTGCGGATGAATATAACGCGAATGAATGTGCTCGCTTGATCAATGAGGGCATCAAACGTGCGTCATGCAGTTTAAAGCAGGGCTACACCATTGAGAATGAACCCTTTCCAGAGGTTGGTCGTTTAACTGTAGTCTTGAACTGGCAGCAAGAACCGATATGCATCGTAAAGCTGGTTGATGTCAGCATTTGTCCGTTTAACCAAGTGAGTCGAGAATTTGCTGAGGCAGAAGGGGAAGGAGATGGAACTTATGAGTGGTGGCGCGAGGCCCATATTAAGTTCTTTACCCAATACGCCGCAGAAATTGGTGGGCAGTTTGATGAAACCTCGGACTTAGTGTTAGAACGCTTTGAGAAAGTTTACCCAATCGATTAA